The following coding sequences lie in one Thermodesulfobacteriota bacterium genomic window:
- a CDS encoding FtsX-like permease family protein, translated as MRIVAKSFLRYLPRRRSLSLLQLMGVACGVAAVVGMTLSAQTALRSFHKAIEFLRGQATHSIQRPVGPMEEHLLIQLSRDPAVEWFSPVIDRQLSLLQGGQVRLLGIDPFLDRTLRPELARVEWLDQKADVLSHLLSFLTDERSVLVDQDLIEEIEIPPDTLLETTKGRLRVKGVFSNPSAEPLMVMDIGHAQKLYQLQGWVDRVDLILSDEPGFRSRWGKGFLIQSSRQRSETYSGMLRAFRLNLEALSLLALFVGVFLIYNTAMFTVISRRRDAGILRSLGATRVEIFLAFLSEILILGAIGGALGGWVGYLLTRFLTGMIGDTISNLYFFLRPEPVVWSLWIPVVGILLGCGAGLVGGIVPLVELIRTDPVQALSGRAPGRKSGQRAIQLALAGLAVFLVSLMLFLIPDGDVYVGFAGVFGFVLGASLLTGVLLLGLHPFLKKLLVLWGGLPGKVAAGTIRQNLGRTGVAIAAFMISLSMSIGLGTMIGSFRQSLIWWMGTQIRGDLYIGKILEAEVPEDFFEELKGLEGLGGVHPYRNVQTLYQETPIHISAVDAKVLQKYARFGWVKGGDENWEPVKQGGVIVSESFARRFGVKSGDTITLDGRQGPTAFRVGAIFYDYTTEHGLVMMDRSTYLKVFGDRTLNNIGIFIDPDNPRRSELIQEVKKRAEARGLPVLTGAQLHREILEVFDTTFAITRSMRVIAIVVAFFGIAGALLTLFIERSREFGIYRALGFSTGQVAKMTLMEGLGMGMISFILSLVVGTGLAVLLIKVINLRSFNWTIFYHPTPEPYLWTGLIAILASIGAAVYPIWRVYRTYPQIQIREE; from the coding sequence TTGAGGATCGTCGCCAAATCCTTTCTCCGCTATCTTCCCCGCAGACGGAGCCTCAGCCTCCTCCAACTGATGGGCGTGGCCTGCGGCGTGGCCGCGGTGGTGGGCATGACCCTCTCCGCCCAGACGGCCCTCCGGAGTTTCCATAAGGCCATCGAATTTTTGAGAGGCCAAGCCACCCACTCGATCCAGAGACCGGTCGGTCCCATGGAGGAGCACCTGTTGATCCAACTGAGCCGCGATCCTGCGGTGGAGTGGTTCTCTCCGGTCATCGACCGTCAGCTGAGCCTCCTCCAGGGTGGCCAGGTCCGGCTTCTGGGGATCGATCCGTTTTTGGACCGGACGCTTCGCCCCGAACTTGCCCGTGTGGAATGGCTGGATCAAAAGGCAGACGTCCTTTCTCATCTCCTCTCCTTTTTGACCGACGAGCGCTCGGTCCTCGTGGACCAGGATTTGATCGAAGAGATCGAAATCCCACCCGATACCCTCCTGGAGACGACGAAAGGGAGGCTTCGGGTCAAGGGGGTGTTTTCCAATCCTTCGGCAGAGCCTCTGATGGTCATGGATATCGGTCATGCTCAGAAACTCTATCAACTCCAGGGCTGGGTCGACCGGGTCGACCTCATCCTTTCAGACGAACCCGGTTTTCGGTCTCGCTGGGGAAAAGGGTTTCTCATCCAGTCGTCCCGTCAGCGGAGCGAGACCTACTCCGGGATGCTTCGGGCCTTTCGTCTCAATCTCGAGGCCCTCTCCCTGTTGGCCCTCTTCGTCGGCGTCTTTCTCATCTACAATACCGCCATGTTCACGGTCATCAGCCGAAGGCGCGATGCGGGCATCTTGAGGAGCCTCGGGGCAACAAGGGTCGAGATTTTTCTCGCCTTTCTTTCCGAGATCCTCATCCTCGGCGCCATCGGCGGAGCCCTCGGAGGTTGGGTGGGGTATCTCTTGACCCGATTTTTGACCGGCATGATCGGCGATACCATCAGCAATCTCTACTTCTTCTTAAGACCGGAACCGGTCGTCTGGTCGCTCTGGATCCCGGTGGTCGGCATCCTGCTCGGATGCGGCGCCGGCCTGGTGGGAGGGATCGTCCCCCTCGTGGAACTGATCCGTACCGATCCGGTTCAAGCCTTGAGCGGAAGGGCGCCCGGCCGAAAGAGCGGCCAGCGGGCCATACAATTGGCCCTCGCGGGTCTTGCGGTCTTTCTCGTCAGCCTGATGCTCTTCCTCATCCCTGATGGCGATGTCTATGTCGGTTTCGCCGGCGTCTTCGGCTTCGTCCTCGGGGCGAGCCTTCTCACCGGCGTCTTGCTCCTCGGCCTTCACCCCTTTCTCAAAAAACTCCTCGTCCTTTGGGGAGGGCTTCCGGGGAAGGTGGCGGCGGGGACGATCCGGCAGAATCTCGGAAGGACGGGTGTGGCCATCGCGGCCTTCATGATCTCGCTCTCCATGTCGATCGGCCTGGGGACGATGATCGGAAGTTTCAGACAGTCCCTGATCTGGTGGATGGGCACCCAGATCCGGGGGGATCTTTACATCGGAAAGATCCTCGAAGCCGAGGTCCCGGAGGACTTCTTCGAGGAGCTGAAGGGGTTGGAGGGATTGGGTGGGGTCCATCCCTATCGCAATGTCCAGACCTTATACCAAGAGACCCCCATCCATATCAGTGCGGTGGATGCGAAGGTCCTTCAGAAGTATGCCCGGTTTGGCTGGGTCAAAGGGGGGGATGAGAATTGGGAACCTGTCAAACAGGGTGGCGTCATTGTCTCCGAAAGTTTTGCGAGGCGCTTTGGAGTGAAATCGGGTGATACGATCACGCTGGATGGCCGACAAGGCCCTACGGCCTTTAGGGTCGGGGCCATCTTTTACGATTACACCACGGAACACGGCTTGGTCATGATGGACCGGTCCACCTATCTCAAGGTTTTTGGTGACCGAACCCTCAACAACATCGGGATCTTCATCGACCCCGACAACCCGCGCAGATCCGAACTGATCCAAGAGGTGAAGAAGAGGGCGGAGGCGAGGGGGCTTCCGGTGCTGACGGGCGCTCAACTCCATCGAGAGATCCTCGAGGTGTTTGACACGACGTTTGCCATCACCCGTTCCATGAGGGTCATCGCCATCGTCGTCGCCTTTTTCGGCATCGCCGGTGCTTTGCTGACGCTCTTCATCGAGCGGAGCCGGGAGTTCGGCATCTACCGTGCCCTGGGATTTTCGACGGGTCAGGTGGCGAAGATGACGCTTATGGAGGGGCTGGGGATGGGGATGATCAGTTTCATCCTGAGCCTCGTCGTCGGAACCGGGCTTGCCGTTCTCCTGATCAAGGTGATCAACCTCCGAAGTTTCAACTGGACCATCTTCTATCACCCTACCCCCGAACCTTATCTATGGACGGGCCTCATCGCCATTCTGGCCAGCATCGGAGCCGCCGTTTATCCCATCTGGAGGGTCTACCGGACCTATCCTCAAATCCAAATCCGGGAGGAGTAG
- a CDS encoding thiamine pyrophosphate-dependent enzyme, translated as METNRYDIEGLDIAWCPGCGNFAILRALKAALFELQIEPERLVVVSGIGQAAKAPHYFRCNLFNGLHGRSLPVATAIKAVNPDLIVIDESGDGCMYGEGGNHFLHAIRRNPDITNIVHNNMVYGLTKGQASPTSLQGFKTLVQREGVFHEPFNPLAIAITLGASFVARAFAGDVDQTKELIKKAISHKGYALVDILQPCVTYNKLNTYQWFKSKIYYLGEDHDPYDRVEALKKAWETDRMPLGIFYLNPRPTFEENLTVYRENKTPLFTRGPDLKKLSEWIETKRGL; from the coding sequence ATGGAAACGAACCGATATGACATAGAAGGATTGGATATCGCCTGGTGTCCGGGCTGTGGGAATTTTGCCATCCTAAGGGCCCTGAAGGCCGCGCTTTTTGAGCTTCAGATCGAACCCGAGAGGCTCGTCGTCGTCTCGGGCATCGGACAGGCGGCCAAAGCCCCCCACTATTTCCGGTGCAACCTCTTCAACGGCCTCCACGGGCGATCCCTGCCCGTGGCCACCGCCATCAAAGCGGTCAACCCTGACCTCATCGTCATCGACGAAAGCGGTGACGGCTGCATGTATGGCGAGGGCGGGAACCATTTTCTCCACGCCATTCGTCGGAACCCGGACATCACCAATATCGTTCACAACAACATGGTCTACGGGTTGACCAAAGGGCAGGCCTCGCCCACGAGCCTTCAAGGGTTCAAAACCCTCGTCCAGCGGGAAGGCGTCTTTCACGAACCCTTCAACCCCCTTGCGATCGCCATTACCCTGGGGGCCTCCTTTGTCGCCAGGGCCTTTGCCGGGGATGTGGATCAGACGAAGGAGTTGATCAAAAAGGCGATCTCCCACAAAGGGTATGCCCTTGTCGACATCCTCCAGCCCTGCGTTACCTATAACAAGTTGAATACCTACCAGTGGTTTAAATCGAAGATTTACTATCTTGGGGAGGACCACGATCCTTACGATCGAGTTGAGGCGCTCAAAAAGGCCTGGGAGACCGACCGCATGCCTTTAGGGATCTTTTACCTCAACCCGAGGCCGACCTTTGAAGAGAACCTGACGGTCTATCGGGAAAACAAAACCCCTCTCTTCACGAGGGGCCCGGATCTGAAGAAACTCTCCGAATGGATCGAAACCAAACGGGGTCTTTGA
- a CDS encoding ChbG/HpnK family deacetylase, whose amino-acid sequence MTAKRLIINADDLGADEGRNAGIFEAIQAGMVTSVSILPNGPGLRDAIERIRSSAFGRISWGIHLNLSEGRPVSTKPSPLLCPEGTFLGKPASQRLLMTQGDPLLEDEIGREIDAQITLLKTSGLSLSHIDGHQHIHVFPAVLKAMIRAALKHEIPWVRIPEEPISDFGEDPLSPSALEEARFFSQLGQAARPFILASGLHVPDHFYGLYLKNRPSLQRVESFLETLPDGLTEWMVHPGRRIKDPPQTPFSGFSTQDREEELKILLDGHLRLILKRKEIFLTPFPEILS is encoded by the coding sequence ATGACCGCCAAAAGGCTCATCATCAACGCGGATGACCTCGGAGCCGATGAGGGGAGAAACGCGGGAATCTTTGAAGCCATCCAGGCGGGCATGGTGACCAGCGTGAGCATCCTTCCGAATGGCCCAGGGCTTCGGGATGCCATTGAAAGGATTCGTTCCAGCGCCTTTGGGCGTATCTCTTGGGGAATTCACCTCAATCTTTCAGAAGGAAGGCCCGTATCGACCAAGCCGTCACCGCTTCTCTGCCCCGAGGGGACGTTTCTGGGGAAACCAGCCTCGCAACGCCTTTTGATGACCCAAGGCGACCCCCTCCTTGAGGATGAGATCGGTCGTGAAATCGATGCCCAGATCACCCTCCTCAAAACATCGGGGCTTTCCCTTTCTCACATCGACGGCCATCAGCATATTCATGTATTTCCGGCCGTTTTAAAGGCCATGATCAGGGCTGCCCTGAAGCACGAGATCCCTTGGGTCAGAATCCCAGAGGAACCTATCTCGGATTTTGGGGAGGACCCTTTATCTCCCTCTGCCCTGGAAGAGGCCAGATTCTTCAGCCAGTTGGGCCAGGCCGCTCGGCCCTTCATCTTGGCCTCGGGACTCCATGTGCCGGATCATTTTTACGGTCTCTATCTAAAAAACCGCCCTTCCCTTCAGAGGGTGGAATCCTTTCTCGAGACTCTCCCCGATGGTCTGACCGAGTGGATGGTCCATCCCGGACGGAGGATAAAGGACCCTCCGCAGACCCCTTTCTCGGGGTTTTCGACCCAGGACAGGGAAGAAGAACTTAAGATATTGCTTGATGGCCATTTGCGTCTTATCCTAAAAAGAAAGGAGATCTTCTTGACCCCCTTTCCGGAGATCCTGAGTTGA
- a CDS encoding glycosyltransferase family 4 protein: MSPSLRILILTPTAYPTPTGNASTTERWRRFLSREGQEVLVVATEGLSPIELERRLIDFKPEIVHLHHAYRTGSLFLALPQALAGPPWTLVVSPGGTDLSLDTYQRDRRPIITRIFEGAKAIIAQSEEMIQQIGHSYPDVRGKVAFLPKSFCWMGDEAFDLREVAHCGPEDILFFYPAGIRPVKGNLKALLLLEKVHRLRPKIRAVFSGPVIDKAYGERFKAEVNLLFFFARWLFLIPFQAMRSAYTGADIVLNASSSEGLSNALLEAKAAGKPILASDIPGNRWPVRGGGEGAPAGLLFDPESPEHFVQQALRLIDEEELRRALGDNGREQAAKMPTPEEEARGLVQIYQEALKQGGRREPGRFDGKNQTGDQRLSARSERPL, from the coding sequence TTGAGTCCCTCTCTCCGAATTCTAATTCTCACACCCACCGCCTATCCCACCCCGACCGGAAACGCCTCTACCACCGAGAGGTGGAGACGTTTTCTCTCCCGAGAAGGCCAAGAGGTCTTGGTAGTGGCAACCGAGGGTCTCAGCCCTATCGAGTTGGAACGGAGGCTAATCGACTTCAAACCCGAGATCGTTCACCTCCACCATGCCTACCGGACGGGATCCTTATTTCTGGCCCTACCTCAGGCGTTGGCCGGCCCTCCGTGGACCTTGGTGGTCTCCCCGGGGGGGACCGACCTTTCTCTCGATACCTACCAGAGGGATCGTCGGCCCATCATCACGAGGATCTTCGAGGGAGCAAAGGCGATTATCGCCCAGAGCGAAGAGATGATCCAACAGATAGGGCATTCCTATCCGGACGTTCGGGGGAAGGTCGCCTTCCTTCCCAAATCCTTCTGCTGGATGGGAGACGAAGCCTTCGACCTTCGGGAGGTGGCCCACTGCGGCCCGGAGGATATCCTCTTCTTTTATCCCGCGGGAATCCGTCCGGTGAAGGGAAATCTGAAAGCCCTGCTACTTCTCGAAAAGGTCCATCGTTTGAGGCCGAAGATCCGGGCGGTCTTCAGCGGCCCGGTCATCGATAAGGCCTATGGAGAAAGATTCAAGGCCGAGGTGAACCTCCTCTTTTTCTTTGCTCGATGGCTCTTCCTCATCCCCTTTCAGGCGATGCGTTCGGCCTACACCGGAGCGGATATCGTTCTCAATGCCTCTTCCTCCGAAGGCCTCTCCAACGCCCTCCTTGAGGCCAAAGCAGCGGGAAAGCCCATCCTGGCATCCGATATTCCGGGGAACCGATGGCCGGTTCGTGGAGGGGGAGAAGGGGCTCCCGCGGGACTTCTCTTCGATCCCGAATCGCCAGAACACTTCGTCCAGCAGGCCCTTCGTCTCATCGATGAGGAGGAACTTCGTCGGGCCCTCGGCGACAACGGGAGAGAACAGGCAGCCAAAATGCCGACCCCCGAAGAGGAAGCAAGGGGTCTGGTTCAGATCTACCAGGAGGCGTTAAAACAGGGGGGGAGGAGGGAGCCGGGGAGGTTCGATGGAAAAAATCAAACTGGGGATCAGCGCCTGTCTGCTCGGTCAGAACGTCCGCTATGA
- a CDS encoding ABC transporter ATP-binding protein encodes MALIRIHDLWKHYGEVGAATPALCGTSLEIEAGEVVALFGKSGSGKTTLFNLIAGLDRPTRGRIEVEGRDLEELGERGRTLLRRAKIGFIFQFFNLLPTLTAFENVYLSLELANRPEPELAFQALRDVGLKGKERRYPNELSGGEQQRVAIARAIVKNPTIVLADEPTGNLDTATGNQILELLTRSCRESGTTLIMATHSPLTCRYATRILRMVDGVITEETFCEESPH; translated from the coding sequence ATGGCCCTCATCCGAATCCACGATCTTTGGAAACACTATGGGGAGGTAGGGGCGGCCACCCCCGCCCTCTGTGGGACGAGCCTCGAGATCGAGGCAGGAGAGGTCGTCGCCCTCTTCGGAAAGAGCGGCTCCGGAAAGACGACCCTCTTCAACCTCATCGCGGGACTGGATCGTCCGACACGGGGACGGATCGAGGTGGAGGGTCGAGATTTAGAGGAACTTGGGGAGAGGGGCCGAACGCTGTTGAGACGGGCGAAGATCGGATTCATCTTCCAGTTCTTCAACCTTCTTCCGACCCTCACGGCCTTCGAAAACGTCTACCTCTCCCTCGAACTGGCCAATCGGCCGGAGCCGGAGCTGGCCTTCCAGGCCTTGAGAGACGTGGGGCTTAAGGGCAAAGAACGCCGCTATCCCAATGAGCTCTCCGGAGGGGAACAGCAACGGGTGGCCATCGCCAGGGCCATCGTAAAAAACCCTACCATCGTCTTGGCCGATGAACCCACGGGAAATCTCGATACGGCCACAGGAAACCAGATCCTCGAGTTGTTGACCCGAAGCTGTCGCGAATCAGGAACCACCCTGATCATGGCCACCCATTCCCCATTGACCTGCCGTTATGCGACCCGCATCCTGAGAATGGTCGATGGCGTGATCACCGAAGAGACCTTCTGTGAGGAATCGCCCCATTGA
- a CDS encoding 50S ribosomal protein L11 methyltransferase, translating to MRLLKISDDRMRIGIVRTLESVCRCAESIAQGLAALGHDALIVNSEEIEFQADDLACQCDFIIDHTDTFKGRGFFRALVRLLLESRGARIVGSDAKACFLADDKMASKARLSTAGIPTPPGILVRTKEFELPQWLEPPLVLKPAFEHMSRGLRLARNEKELHLHAADLLQRYGQPVLVETYLKGRELAVPVIAGPKGLEVLTILEWRLEHTGNEVLSETFKKVDPPEESMRPADLPLNLRERIEAFARKAFDALGLKDYARFDLRLTEDGTPYLLEANVTPSLEIGEAFARSARWSGLDYPTLIGRLLSSGLNRYGHMGGPERSQMTLDLPFGRILLDLPEGVHIPPPSSIDLAKFLDIRRDEKVLDLGCGSGLFSIVSAKLGAKEVVAVDIDPKALEATALNAKLNGVAARIQIKGGSWFEPLKENLDRFDVVIATPPQTPGPRPFGPRYGGLHGTDHLFAILEKVQRFLHPERGRLWMLAISLADPEGLWKRLEERFKEVRLVYETERFFTPEEYEAMEAGLFNHLLQLRSSGLSQFEQDSNGRWFFRNLFIRARGLR from the coding sequence GTGAGGCTTCTCAAGATCTCTGATGACCGAATGCGCATAGGAATTGTCCGAACCCTCGAATCCGTCTGCCGCTGTGCGGAGTCGATTGCCCAGGGTCTTGCCGCTCTCGGTCATGACGCCCTCATCGTCAACTCCGAGGAGATCGAATTTCAGGCAGACGATCTGGCCTGCCAATGTGACTTCATCATCGATCATACGGATACGTTCAAAGGCAGGGGATTCTTCCGGGCCCTCGTCCGGCTCCTGCTCGAGTCCCGAGGAGCCCGAATCGTGGGCTCGGATGCCAAAGCCTGTTTCCTTGCCGATGACAAGATGGCTTCGAAAGCGCGGCTTTCCACCGCGGGGATCCCGACGCCTCCAGGGATCCTTGTCCGCACAAAAGAATTCGAACTTCCTCAGTGGCTTGAACCCCCTCTGGTGCTCAAACCCGCCTTCGAGCATATGAGTCGTGGCCTCAGGCTCGCCCGAAATGAAAAGGAGCTTCACCTTCATGCAGCCGACCTGCTCCAACGGTATGGCCAACCTGTTCTGGTCGAAACCTATCTTAAGGGGCGGGAACTGGCCGTACCGGTGATTGCTGGTCCGAAGGGGTTAGAGGTCTTGACGATCCTCGAATGGCGACTGGAACATACCGGGAATGAGGTGCTCAGCGAAACCTTTAAAAAGGTGGATCCACCCGAAGAATCCATGAGGCCTGCCGACCTCCCGCTTAATCTTCGAGAGAGGATCGAGGCATTTGCACGCAAAGCCTTCGACGCCCTCGGTTTGAAGGACTACGCTCGCTTTGATTTACGGCTCACGGAGGATGGGACCCCTTATCTTCTCGAGGCCAATGTCACGCCGAGCCTCGAGATCGGCGAGGCCTTTGCCCGATCTGCCAGATGGTCGGGTTTGGATTATCCGACCCTTATCGGACGCCTCCTCTCCTCCGGCCTGAACCGGTATGGCCATATGGGTGGCCCAGAAAGGAGTCAGATGACCCTCGATCTCCCTTTTGGCCGCATCCTCCTCGATCTTCCTGAAGGCGTCCATATCCCACCCCCTTCGAGCATCGATCTGGCCAAGTTCCTTGACATTCGGAGGGATGAGAAGGTCCTTGACCTTGGGTGCGGAAGCGGGCTTTTCTCCATCGTTTCGGCCAAACTCGGTGCGAAAGAGGTGGTGGCGGTCGATATTGACCCCAAGGCCCTCGAGGCAACGGCCCTCAACGCCAAGCTCAACGGGGTGGCTGCCAGGATCCAGATCAAAGGAGGGTCTTGGTTTGAGCCGCTGAAGGAGAATCTCGATCGGTTCGACGTGGTCATCGCCACACCTCCCCAGACTCCTGGGCCCCGGCCCTTCGGCCCGCGCTACGGGGGGCTGCACGGAACAGACCATCTTTTTGCGATCCTTGAAAAGGTCCAAAGGTTTCTCCATCCTGAGCGGGGAAGGCTCTGGATGCTTGCCATCTCTCTGGCAGACCCCGAGGGATTATGGAAACGATTGGAGGAACGGTTTAAAGAGGTCAGGCTCGTTTATGAAACCGAGAGATTCTTCACCCCTGAGGAGTACGAGGCCATGGAGGCCGGCCTCTTCAATCACCTTCTTCAGTTGAGATCCTCCGGATTATCTCAATTCGAACAGGATTCGAATGGCAGATGGTTCTTTCGCAATCTCTTTATTCGGGCCAGAGGTCTCCGATGA
- a CDS encoding ATP-binding protein, with product MVIVSGARQVGKSTFLQNEFPDFKYLSLDDFSALHQAQRDPSSLWIDTDRVILDEAQKAPELFSAVKLAVDRSRRKIRFLISGSSNLLLMKGISETLAGRAIYFEMHPMTYGEMYGKGERPQNFLHLLHTHFKIKEQELKEVDPVPLMLKGFMPPLLHLSEGKDVLLWWEGYVKTYLERDLRELSQIESLVDFRRVLESLALRTGNLLNQTEVSRDTGVSQPTVYRYMKLLEISNLVKRIPAYFPARTKRITKSPKCFFVDPGLSIYLSGYYDEESLRKAREIGHYFESFIFLHLQVLSEWLVPKASLFYWRTPSGKEVDFVLEQGKNLFAFEVKMTQKPTFHDVRNLIAFVEEHPRTVRGVLIHAGSSIQYFHSKVIAIPWWWIGL from the coding sequence GTGGTCATTGTCTCTGGAGCGAGACAGGTCGGGAAGAGCACCTTCCTGCAGAACGAATTCCCAGATTTTAAATACCTCAGCCTGGATGATTTCTCGGCGCTCCACCAGGCCCAAAGAGATCCATCTTCCCTGTGGATCGACACGGATCGGGTCATCCTCGATGAGGCCCAAAAAGCTCCGGAGCTTTTTAGCGCTGTGAAACTTGCGGTAGACCGTAGCAGAAGGAAGATCCGCTTTTTAATCTCCGGGTCCTCGAATCTGTTATTGATGAAAGGGATCAGCGAGACCCTTGCAGGAAGAGCCATCTACTTTGAGATGCATCCGATGACCTATGGCGAAATGTATGGAAAAGGCGAAAGGCCTCAAAATTTCCTTCACCTTCTCCATACCCATTTCAAGATCAAAGAACAAGAGTTGAAGGAAGTAGATCCCGTTCCCCTGATGCTCAAAGGTTTCATGCCTCCCCTGCTGCATTTGTCAGAGGGGAAAGACGTCCTACTCTGGTGGGAGGGTTATGTTAAGACATATCTTGAAAGGGACTTGAGAGAACTTTCGCAGATCGAGTCCTTGGTCGATTTTAGAAGAGTCCTGGAATCCCTCGCCCTCAGGACAGGGAATTTACTTAATCAGACAGAGGTCAGTCGAGATACCGGAGTCAGTCAACCTACGGTTTATCGATATATGAAGCTTCTCGAAATCTCAAACCTCGTCAAAAGGATTCCAGCCTACTTTCCTGCCCGAACGAAAAGGATTACAAAATCTCCTAAATGTTTCTTCGTGGACCCAGGCCTGAGCATTTATCTTTCAGGATATTACGATGAAGAGTCTTTGAGGAAGGCGAGGGAGATCGGACATTACTTCGAGTCCTTTATCTTTTTACATTTACAGGTCCTGAGCGAATGGTTGGTCCCCAAGGCCTCTCTTTTTTACTGGAGAACCCCATCGGGAAAAGAAGTGGACTTCGTCCTCGAGCAGGGCAAAAACCTCTTTGCCTTTGAGGTTAAGATGACCCAGAAACCTACTTTCCATGATGTGCGGAATTTAATCGCCTTTGTGGAAGAGCATCCGAGGACCGTAAGAGGGGTTTTGATCCACGCCGGATCATCGATTCAATATTTTCATTCAAAGGTGATCGCTATCCCCTGGTGGTGGATTGGATTGTAA
- a CDS encoding carotenoid 1,2-hydratase: MNRRLHKSLWKLLPPLLLMGFLSLASARDWRQAIGPWDWSFPRDHGSHPEFRTEWWYFTGHLRDASNNRFGYQLTFFRQGALPKAKDPDHPWSIRDIYLAHFALTDVSSNRFWYAERVSREGPGLAGAARDRMDVWLLNWLAKMEGNRIHLSARHQEMGLSLRLVPRKPLVFHGRNGLSQKGPKEGQASYYFSYTNLATEGLIKTPLSNSSIPVKGTSWFDHEFGSNQLAPDQVGWDWFSLHLSDGRELMVYFLRRKDGTIEASSSGTLVKASGEAIHLQLNDINLQVLDYWKSPQSGGRYPSRWRLKIASEKIEVELTPLVSGQELLTQGSTGIVYWEGAVAGRGTAGGRAITCEGYVELTGYAGSLGGIF, translated from the coding sequence ATGAATCGTCGCCTTCATAAATCCCTTTGGAAGCTCCTCCCTCCTCTGCTTTTGATGGGGTTCCTCTCTCTGGCCTCCGCCCGGGATTGGCGTCAGGCCATCGGTCCTTGGGATTGGTCCTTCCCAAGAGATCATGGTTCTCACCCTGAATTCAGGACCGAGTGGTGGTACTTCACGGGCCATCTGAGAGATGCTTCGAACAACCGCTTTGGATACCAGCTCACCTTCTTCCGGCAGGGGGCGCTCCCCAAGGCAAAGGATCCGGATCACCCCTGGTCGATTCGCGACATCTACCTGGCCCATTTTGCCCTGACCGATGTCTCCTCCAATCGTTTCTGGTATGCAGAAAGGGTTTCGCGGGAGGGTCCTGGGCTTGCAGGGGCCGCTCGAGACAGGATGGACGTCTGGCTCCTCAACTGGCTCGCCAAGATGGAGGGGAACCGGATCCACCTATCGGCCCGGCATCAGGAGATGGGGCTCTCCCTCCGCCTGGTGCCCCGCAAGCCCCTCGTCTTCCATGGAAGGAACGGACTCAGCCAAAAAGGGCCGAAGGAAGGCCAGGCCTCCTACTACTTCTCCTATACGAATCTCGCAACCGAAGGACTCATCAAAACGCCTCTTTCCAATTCCTCCATTCCTGTAAAAGGGACGAGCTGGTTTGACCATGAATTCGGTTCGAATCAACTCGCCCCCGATCAGGTGGGTTGGGACTGGTTCAGCCTCCACCTTTCGGACGGCCGGGAGCTGATGGTCTATTTTCTCAGGAGGAAGGACGGGACGATCGAAGCCTCCTCCTCGGGGACCCTGGTCAAGGCCTCGGGGGAGGCGATTCATCTCCAACTCAACGACATCAACCTGCAAGTCCTCGATTACTGGAAAAGCCCTCAGAGCGGTGGCAGATATCCGAGCCGATGGAGATTGAAGATCGCCTCGGAAAAGATAGAGGTAGAACTGACCCCCCTCGTCTCCGGCCAGGAACTCCTGACCCAAGGGTCCACCGGGATCGTTTACTGGGAGGGCGCGGTCGCCGGAAGGGGAACCGCGGGAGGCAGAGCGATCACCTGCGAGGGCTATGTGGAACTGACCGGCTACGCCGGAAGCTTAGGTGGAATCTTTTGA